A portion of the Acidisarcina polymorpha genome contains these proteins:
- a CDS encoding ABC transporter permease, with protein sequence MLERFFPSQLARGIAECAIAALLSFIVLLLVRRRGVSLLAELPLAQLRGIAQILAVGAVLEWMLHGPQWTSLLVLMGMMLAAASIVRRRAKSIPRAFTLALISIFSGAGSVLLIMTLVGVIPLRVAMIVPVGSMVIAQTMNMQSIFLDRLRGEVTSHIGEIESALALGASPDVALSRYLQAAYRASLIPSLDNVKSLGIVWIPGIMAGMVLSGSSPVYAALYQFVVLTTIFSAAALTCLVCSYLVTRRVFTINEQLLLR encoded by the coding sequence ATGCTTGAGCGCTTCTTTCCCTCTCAATTGGCGCGAGGGATAGCCGAATGTGCCATTGCAGCCTTGCTCTCTTTCATCGTCTTGCTACTGGTTCGCAGGCGAGGAGTGAGCTTGCTCGCCGAGCTGCCGCTCGCTCAGCTGCGCGGCATCGCCCAGATCCTGGCCGTCGGCGCCGTTCTCGAATGGATGCTCCACGGGCCGCAGTGGACCTCGCTGCTGGTATTGATGGGCATGATGCTGGCCGCGGCCAGCATCGTTCGGCGACGTGCCAAGAGTATTCCGCGCGCCTTTACACTCGCGCTGATCTCGATCTTCTCCGGTGCTGGCAGTGTCTTGCTGATAATGACCTTAGTCGGCGTCATTCCTCTGAGGGTAGCCATGATCGTGCCCGTCGGCAGCATGGTGATCGCGCAGACGATGAACATGCAGTCGATCTTCCTGGACCGCCTTCGCGGAGAAGTCACCAGCCACATCGGGGAAATCGAGTCCGCACTGGCGCTCGGCGCATCTCCGGACGTGGCGCTCAGCCGCTACCTTCAGGCCGCCTACCGGGCCAGCCTGATTCCCTCCCTCGATAATGTCAAATCGCTCGGCATCGTCTGGATTCCGGGGATCATGGCCGGTATGGTGCTCTCCGGATCATCGCCGGTATACGCAGCCCTCTACCAGTTCGTTGTGCTCACGACCATCTTCTCCGCGGCTGCCTTGACCTGCCTGGTCTGCAGCTATCTGGTGACCCGGCGGGTGTTCACCATCAACGAACAATTACTGCTGCGATAA
- a CDS encoding ABC transporter ATP-binding protein, whose translation MSFIDQQLECKAVGRELPGAAKTLLLDNISFEVRKAEVLGVLGPSGAGKSTLLRLLNRLDEPTSGMILLDGQDYRSLPPRALRRRVGMIMQRAYLFPGTVAENVRFGPMQHGLTITDREIEDLLEQVGLAGYGARDSATLSGGEAQRVAITRALANTPEVLLLDEPTSALDEQSKQGVETLLESLIRRRGLTCVWVTHDAAQAARMADSVLLLEAGRIVKFGPAAEVLPSAAPTTAADVAKSRELRDA comes from the coding sequence ATGAGCTTTATCGATCAACAGTTGGAATGCAAAGCGGTAGGGCGGGAGTTGCCCGGCGCAGCGAAGACATTGTTATTGGATAACATCAGCTTTGAAGTGCGAAAGGCTGAGGTGCTCGGCGTCTTAGGGCCGAGCGGTGCGGGTAAAAGTACCCTGCTGCGGTTACTCAATCGCTTGGACGAGCCTACCAGCGGCATGATCCTGCTCGATGGTCAGGATTACAGATCGCTGCCACCCCGTGCCCTGCGCCGGCGCGTGGGGATGATCATGCAGCGGGCGTATCTGTTTCCCGGGACAGTCGCCGAGAATGTCCGTTTCGGGCCAATGCAACACGGTCTCACCATCACCGATCGCGAGATTGAAGATCTCCTGGAACAGGTCGGACTAGCTGGCTACGGCGCCCGGGATTCAGCCACGCTCTCTGGTGGAGAGGCGCAGCGGGTTGCAATCACCCGCGCCCTGGCAAATACGCCCGAAGTGCTCCTGCTCGATGAACCGACGTCGGCGCTCGACGAACAAAGTAAACAAGGAGTGGAGACATTGCTCGAATCGCTGATCCGCCGGCGCGGCTTGACCTGTGTCTGGGTTACCCATGACGCTGCCCAGGCTGCTCGCATGGCGGATTCAGTCTTGCTGCTGGAAGCGGGCCGAATCGTCAAGTTTGGTCCGGCGGCTGAAGTCTTGCCGTCGGCTGCCCCCACCACCGCAGCCGACGTCGCGAAAAGTAGGGAGTTGCGAGATGCTTGA
- a CDS encoding DUF4142 domain-containing protein, with protein MTFRNRMCTSLATFSSAVLICSMATFAQSSPGSMQQQPGATQQPGSSQSQPGAMSQHPDMNSGSSTAQAPAMDKMFVRKALEGGMAEVQLGQLALQKSSNDDVKQFAQKMIDDHTKLGDQMKPIAQQIGVKVPDGPSKKDQATMARLQALNGDAFDKAYIKDMVKDHKTDLSEFKNEAQNGTIPAVKDAANQGSQVISQHLQMIEQISQKSGAMAAK; from the coding sequence ATGACCTTTCGGAACCGAATGTGTACCAGCCTTGCGACCTTCTCCAGCGCAGTTTTGATTTGCAGCATGGCCACGTTCGCGCAGTCTTCACCGGGATCCATGCAACAACAACCTGGCGCCACCCAACAACCGGGAAGCTCCCAGTCTCAGCCTGGCGCGATGAGTCAGCACCCCGATATGAACTCCGGCTCCAGTACAGCCCAAGCACCCGCCATGGACAAGATGTTCGTGCGGAAGGCCTTAGAGGGCGGCATGGCGGAGGTGCAACTAGGCCAACTGGCATTGCAGAAGAGCAGCAATGACGACGTCAAGCAGTTTGCTCAGAAAATGATCGACGACCACACCAAGCTCGGCGATCAGATGAAGCCGATTGCCCAGCAGATCGGCGTCAAGGTACCGGATGGTCCGTCGAAGAAAGACCAGGCCACGATGGCCAGGCTCCAGGCGTTGAATGGAGATGCCTTTGACAAGGCTTACATCAAGGACATGGTGAAGGACCACAAAACAGACCTTAGCGAGTTCAAGAACGAAGCCCAGAATGGCACAATTCCTGCTGTGAAGGATGCGGCAAATCAGGGTTCGCAAGTGATCAGTCAGCATCTGCAGATGATCGAGCAGATTTCGCAGAAGAGCGGTGCAATGGCGGCCAAGTAG
- a CDS encoding TPM domain-containing protein translates to MIARPRTAFAYRLLLLLLCLCGSCLANAERVEDLPKPTNYVSDFAGVLSPQTQQALDALCAQVDRQAKAQIAVVTVKSLDGEPIENFATALEDKWKVGKKGTDRGIILLFAIQDRKWRIETGYGLEGILPDSKVGVIGRSIVPALEAGNYDSAISSAVVQVANVIAADAGVSLQNAPRRGPPQRQVKQISLGQLLVGGAVLLLLLILFARFAPSGTLGFLLGMFLGGGFGGGGGRGGGGGDGDGGGFGGFGGGSSGGGGASGDW, encoded by the coding sequence ATGATCGCACGACCTCGCACTGCCTTCGCTTACCGTCTACTCCTGCTGCTTCTCTGCCTTTGCGGAAGCTGCCTGGCTAATGCCGAGCGCGTTGAGGACCTACCCAAACCTACGAACTACGTCAGCGACTTTGCCGGGGTCCTCTCTCCTCAAACTCAGCAAGCTTTGGACGCCCTATGCGCCCAGGTGGATCGGCAGGCGAAGGCGCAGATCGCGGTAGTTACGGTGAAGAGCCTGGACGGCGAGCCGATTGAGAATTTCGCGACCGCGCTCGAAGACAAATGGAAGGTCGGCAAGAAGGGAACCGACCGGGGCATCATTCTGCTATTTGCAATTCAGGATCGAAAGTGGCGGATCGAGACGGGATATGGGCTGGAAGGGATTCTCCCCGACAGCAAGGTCGGCGTGATTGGGCGCTCGATTGTGCCTGCATTGGAGGCAGGCAACTATGACTCGGCGATCTCTTCGGCTGTGGTGCAGGTCGCGAATGTTATTGCCGCCGACGCCGGTGTTTCGCTACAAAATGCTCCGCGGCGCGGGCCGCCACAGCGGCAAGTGAAGCAGATCAGCCTCGGACAGTTGCTTGTCGGCGGGGCTGTCCTGCTGTTACTGCTCATCTTGTTTGCGCGATTTGCGCCTTCTGGTACGTTGGGCTTTTTGCTTGGCATGTTCCTCGGTGGCGGCTTTGGCGGAGGAGGCGGACGCGGGGGCGGCGGCGGAGATGGCGATGGTGGAGGCTTCGGCGGCTTTGGTGGAGGATCCTCCGGCGGCGGCGGCGCTTCTGGAGACTGGTAA
- a CDS encoding LemA family protein, translating to MKRGLWVGLGLVGVLFIVILLVFGSYVSAKNQMVAKDEAKKAAWSQVDTQLQRRADLIPNLVATVKGFATHEETVFGDIANARAGLLNARDPQSKIAANGQLDSAFGRLLALSENYPELKSNQNFLALQDQLEGSENRISVARNRYNAALQDYNTFIRQFPNSIWAGMAGFQPDNAYFQASEGSKVAPTVKF from the coding sequence ATGAAGCGTGGACTTTGGGTTGGGTTAGGACTTGTAGGCGTTCTTTTCATTGTTATCCTGTTGGTTTTCGGCAGCTATGTGAGCGCCAAGAACCAGATGGTCGCCAAAGATGAAGCCAAGAAAGCGGCGTGGTCCCAAGTCGACACCCAACTGCAACGGCGCGCCGATCTGATTCCCAACCTGGTCGCGACCGTCAAAGGTTTTGCAACCCACGAAGAAACGGTCTTCGGCGACATTGCCAACGCGCGCGCAGGCTTGTTGAATGCGCGAGACCCGCAAAGCAAGATTGCTGCCAACGGACAGTTGGACAGTGCGTTCGGCCGGCTCCTGGCCTTGTCGGAAAACTATCCTGAACTGAAGTCCAACCAGAATTTCCTTGCGCTGCAGGACCAGCTTGAGGGATCGGAAAACCGGATTTCCGTGGCCCGAAACCGGTATAACGCCGCCTTGCAGGACTACAACACCTTCATCCGCCAGTTTCCAAACAGTATCTGGGCCGGTATGGCCGGTTTTCAACCCGACAATGCCTATTTCCAGGCGAGTGAAGGCAGCAAAGTCGCTCCTACCGTAAAGTTTTAG